In one Gossypium hirsutum isolate 1008001.06 chromosome D09, Gossypium_hirsutum_v2.1, whole genome shotgun sequence genomic region, the following are encoded:
- the LOC107908720 gene encoding enolase — protein MAATIVSIKARQIFDSRGNPTVEVDVETSNGKKARAAVPSGASTGIYEALELRDGGSDYLGKGVSKAVANVNTIIGPALIGKDPTQQTAIDNFMVQQLDGTQNEWGWCKQKLGANAILAVSLAVCKAGAEVLNIPLYKHIANLAGNKKLVLPVPAFNVINGGSHAGNKLAMQEFMILPTGASSFKEAMKMGVEVYHNLKSVIKKKYGQDATNVGDEGGFAPNIQENKEGLELLKTAIAKAGYTGKVVIGMDVAASEFYGSADKTYDLNFKEEKNDGSQKISGDALKDLYKSFVSEYPIESIEDPFDQDDWEHYSKLTNEIGTKVQIVGDDLLVTNPKRVEKAIKEKTCNALLLKVNQIGSVTESIEAVKMSKKAGWGVMASHRSGETEDTFIADLSVGLATGQIKTGAPCRSERLAKYNQLLRIEEELGSDAIYAGASFRAPVEPY, from the exons ATGGCTGCTACCATCGTTTCCATTAAAGCTAGGCAGATTTTCGACAGCCGTGGAAATCCAACGGTCGAG GTTGATGTGGAAACATCCAACGGTAAAAAGGCTAGAGCCGCAGTTCCAAGCGGTGCATCCACTG gaATTTACGAGGCTCTTGAACTGAGAGATGGAGGTTCCGATTACCTTGGTAAAGGTGTATCAAAG GCTGTTGCTAATGTTAACACGATTATCGGGCCTGCATTGATTGGAAAG GATCCAACTCAGCAGACTGCTATTGACAATTTCATGGTTCAACAATTAGACGGAACTCAAAACGAGTGGGGTTGGTGCAAACAAAAG CTTGGAGCAAATGCCATTCTTGCTGTGTCCCTTGCAGTTTGCAAAGCTGGAGCTGAAGTTCTGAATATTCCCCTTTATAAG CACATTGCTAACCTTGCTGGTAACAAAAAGTTGGTTCTTCCAGTCCCTGCtttcaatgtcatcaatggtGGTTCGCATGCAGGAAACAAACTTGCTATGCAG GAGTTCATGATTCTCCCTACAGGAGCATCATCTTTTAAGGAGGCCATGAAAATGGGTGTGGAAGTCTACCACAACTTGAAGTCTGTGATCAAGAAGAAGTATGGTCAAGATGCAACCAATGTTGGTGATGAAGGCGGTTTTGCTCCTAACATTCAG GAGAACAAGGAAGGGCTTGAATTGTTAAAGACTGCCATTGCAAAAGCTGGTTACACTGGCAAA GTTGTTATTGGAATGGATGTTGCTGCGTCCGAATTTTATGGATCAGCAGATAAAACCTATGATCTGAACTTCAAGGAAGAG AAAAATGATGGTTCTCAAAAGATATCAGGAGATGCTCTCAAAGACTTATACAAGTCATTTGTTTCTGAGTATCCTATCGAGTCAATTGAGGATCCCTTTGACCAAGATGATTGGGAGCATTACTCCAAACTAACCAATGAAATCGGAACAAAAGTTCAGATTGTCGGAGATGATCTCTTGGTCACCAATCCAAAG AGGGTTGAGAAGGCTATCAAAGAAAAAACTTGCAATGCTCTTCTTCTCAAG GTTAATCAAATTGGATCTGTTACCGAAAGTATCGAAGCTGTCAAAATGTCCAAGAAAGCTGGATGGGGTGTGATGGCCAGCCACCGCAG TGGTGAAACTGAGGATACATTTATTGCGGATCTTTCGGTCGGTTTGGCCACG ggTCAAATTAAGACCGGAGCTCCATGCCGGTCTGAGCGTCTAGCTAAGTACAATCAG CTTTTGCGTATCGAGGAGGAGCTCGGTTCGGATGCCATCTATGCCGGAGCTAGTTTCCGTGCTCCTGTTGAACCTTATTAG